Below is a window of Gemmatimonadota bacterium DNA.
GAAGCGACGCCGACGAGGTCGGCTTCCCAGGTGCCCGCGTAGTCGAACGTCAGCTTGCGGAACGTGCGATCGTCGACCTCACGGGTACCGAGCGGCACGTAGAAGAAGCCCCACGGGCGGTCTTCACGGTACGTGGCACGCGTCCAGTCGATACCGGTGTTGAGGCGATGGCTTATACCACCGCCGGGGTTGTACAGCAGGTTGAGGCCCGTAACGAAGTGGTCGTTCAGGTTGTTCAGCTTCATGGTGAGCGTCTTGCCGTCTTCGTCGTTCGTATAGTCCGCACCACCGCGGAAGACGTTCAGCAGAAGACCCTCGGCGTTGTTGCCGTCGGCCAGCCAGTCGATGTCCTTGTGGCTGTAGAACGTGTTGAAGCGGATGTCGAGCTCATCGAGCGGCGAGAACGAGAAGTTGCCGCGCAGGCTCCAGTCCTGCTGACCCTGCGCGGGGTTCTCGAAGCCGCCGGCCGCGCCGCACTGCTTCACGCCCTCTTCGTTCGTGCTGCACGCGTCCGGGTTCATCACGCCACGCTCGTCACCCCATGACGCCGACATGAAGTAGTTCATGCGCTCGGCGCCGCCTCGAACCGACAGATTGTAGCGCTGCTTGTAGCCGTCCTTGAACCAAGAGCCGTTCTCCGGGCAGGACGGGTCGGCCGGGAACATCGAGTCCCCACCACCCTCGGTGTAGTTGCACTTGTTCAGACCGAGACCGGTCGGGTTGACGTCCGCGTCCGGACCGATGTGGCCGATCGTGTTCAGACCCTGATCGATGATCAGGCTCCACGCCGGGGCGCCGGCGACGCCACGCTTCGTGAAGATCTGGATCACGCCGCCCGCGGCCTCGGTGCCGTACAGCGTCGTGGCAGCGGCGCCCTTGATGACCTCGATGCGCGCGATGTCGTTCGGGTTGATGTCGTCGAACGGATTCGAGGCCTGGTTGGCCTCGTCCGAGAAGACGAGGGAAGTCGCACGCATGCGTACGCCGTCGACGTAGACGAGCGGCGAGTTACCCTGCGTCATCGAGTTGTTGCCACGCAGCTTGATCGTGCTGCCGGCACCGATCATGCCGCCGTTTTGCAGCACGGTCGCGCCCGTGGTCCGGCCTTGCAGAATGTCGGCGACGTCCGAGGCCGGAATCGCTTCGATCACGGACTCGTTGATCTGCACTATCGAGTTCCCGATCTCGCGACGCCTCGCGGAACCGGCGGTGCCGGTCACGACGACGCCGTCGAGGCTGATCGCCTCTGAGCGAAGTCGTGCGTCAGCCGTCGCGGTTTGGCCGGCTGCGACCGTGACTTCGATCGTCTCGGTGCCGTAGCCGATGTACTGGAACTGCACTGAATGCGTACCTGCAGGCACATTCAGAAGCAGGTAGCGACCAACGTTGTTGGCCAGCGCACCGAGGTTGAGCGACGAGATGCTCACCTGGGCGCCAGCGATCGGCTGCCCATTGGTGCCGTCCCGAACCGAACCTGTCACCGTGCCGGTCTGCGCCTGGACCGGAGTCAAGCCAACCATGACGGCGAAGGCCGTGATGGTCAGGGTGCGCGTTGTCCTGCGGAGGATCCCATTGCAAACATTGCTTCGGGACATGTTGCCTCCTCACCATGAGCGGGACCGGAGTCAAGCGTCGGAGACAATCTCCACAG
It encodes the following:
- a CDS encoding SusC/RagA family TonB-linked outer membrane protein; this encodes MSRSNVCNGILRRTTRTLTITAFAVMVGLTPVQAQTGTVTGSVRDGTNGQPIAGAQVSISSLNLGALANNVGRYLLLNVPAGTHSVQFQYIGYGTETIEVTVAAGQTATADARLRSEAISLDGVVVTGTAGSARRREIGNSIVQINESVIEAIPASDVADILQGRTTGATVLQNGGMIGAGSTIKLRGNNSMTQGNSPLVYVDGVRMRATSLVFSDEANQASNPFDDINPNDIARIEVIKGAAATTLYGTEAAGGVIQIFTKRGVAGAPAWSLIIDQGLNTIGHIGPDADVNPTGLGLNKCNYTEGGGDSMFPADPSCPENGSWFKDGYKQRYNLSVRGGAERMNYFMSASWGDERGVMNPDACSTNEEGVKQCGAAGGFENPAQGQQDWSLRGNFSFSPLDELDIRFNTFYSHKDIDWLADGNNAEGLLLNVFRGGADYTNDEDGKTLTMKLNNLNDHFVTGLNLLYNPGGGISHRLNTGIDWTRATYREDRPWGFFYVPLGTREVDDRTFRKLTFDYAGTWEADLVGVASSFSWGVQIYNDFSSGINGFGDDFAGPGDKVLESGAVTEAFEYNSQVTSGGFFFQEMIGLSDKLFLTAGLRVDGHSTFGSDFGLEPYPKASVAYMISDEGFFPEFIGTFKLRAAVGESGKAPGLFDASRTWNSVAGDNGQPAVTPDNLGNPDLGPERTLEYEFGFEGSTFNDRVTFEYTYYDQTTSDALVRVRQLPSGGFVGTQLENVGEVSNKGHEMFVNANVIASDNLSWDVGARLSTNDSEVITLGGLESINVSWRNYIRPGLALPTFCHDRVQNPDEIAAPVYEEECLGPTTPTHTYGLNTSITFASRLTFDILGEGMGGHVLSSGTAYQNARRSVWPLCRSTVEAIAAGNRGTLTAGERALCDPGNTRYGMWTQDASFFKIRSASLSYRVPDAWLPSSIRAATLRLQGRNLATWTDYEGVDPEAFEDGSAEVLFRQEYYNLPPIKSFNFSVKIDF